In a single window of the Bacillus clarus genome:
- a CDS encoding calcium-translocating P-type ATPase, SERCA-type, whose protein sequence is MNWYEMRAHEVEERTNTNVKVGLTEKEAEGRLKKFGANELQEAKRPSALLVFLAQFKDFMVLVLFGATIISAFLGEYIDSIAIIAIVIINGILGFFQERKAEKSLEALKELAAPQVIVLRNGKWVKAPSKALVLGDIIKFSSGDRIGADVRLVESSSLYIEESALTGESVPVQKKVEALQGQGVSIGDQKNMAFMGTMITRGSGTGVVVATGMNTAMGQIANMLQNAEQMETPLQRRLEQLGKILIIVALILTALVVLAGVYQGNEVYHMFLAGVSLAVAAIPEGLPAIVTVALSLGVQRMIKKRAIVRKLPAVETLGCASVICSDKTGTMTQNKMMVTHMWSGGEIWKVTGQGYEPTGSFMKGEKTIDPAKTKSLYQLLTFGCLCNNANIIQKKKAYVLDGDPTEGALVAAAMKAGISREALKGKFEIIHEFPFDSTRKMMSVIVRDREGKKFVITKGAPDVLLQMSQTILWGNKQQPLSELYRKEVQAAIHSLGSQALRTIAVAFKPLKATDSIEHEREVEKDFMLVGIQGMIDPPRPEVKQAVKECKEAGIRTVMITGDHKVTAMAIAEQLGILPPNGRVVEGIELANMDVKALEAIVEDTYVFTRVSPEHKLKIVKALQNKGHIVAMTGDGVNDAPAIKTADIGIAMGITGTDVAKEASSLVLLDDNFATIKSAIKEGRNIYENIRKFIRYLLASNVGEILVMLFAMILALPLPMVPIQILWVNLVTDGLPAMALGLDAAEGDVMRRNPRHPKEGVFARGLAWKIVSRGFLIGAVTLVAFIIAFNQHPNELKYAQTVAFATLVLAQLIHVFDCRSEHSVFHRNPFGNMYLVGAVIISLLLMFVVIYYPPLQPIFSTMPIQARDWLLIVGLSSIPTFLLVGSLLTGKKEKKKKPILYKKGLNLK, encoded by the coding sequence ATGAACTGGTATGAAATGCGAGCACATGAAGTGGAGGAAAGAACGAATACGAATGTGAAGGTGGGTCTTACAGAGAAAGAGGCAGAAGGACGATTAAAAAAATTTGGTGCAAATGAATTACAAGAGGCAAAGCGGCCTTCTGCACTTTTAGTGTTTTTAGCGCAGTTTAAAGATTTTATGGTTCTTGTCTTATTTGGTGCAACAATTATTTCAGCCTTTTTAGGAGAATATATTGATTCAATTGCGATTATCGCAATCGTTATTATTAACGGTATTCTCGGCTTTTTTCAAGAAAGGAAGGCGGAAAAATCGCTGGAGGCTTTAAAGGAATTAGCCGCCCCGCAGGTTATTGTTTTACGAAATGGAAAATGGGTGAAAGCACCGTCTAAAGCGCTCGTTTTAGGGGATATTATTAAATTCTCTAGCGGTGACCGTATCGGTGCAGATGTTCGCCTCGTTGAATCATCAAGTTTATATATTGAGGAATCCGCCCTTACAGGAGAGTCAGTACCTGTTCAAAAAAAGGTAGAGGCATTACAAGGTCAAGGGGTTTCAATAGGTGATCAAAAAAATATGGCATTTATGGGGACGATGATAACGAGAGGATCTGGCACAGGGGTAGTGGTAGCGACAGGAATGAATACAGCTATGGGGCAAATCGCAAATATGTTACAAAATGCAGAGCAAATGGAAACTCCATTACAACGAAGATTAGAACAACTGGGGAAAATTTTAATTATCGTTGCGCTTATTTTAACAGCGCTTGTTGTGTTAGCAGGTGTATATCAAGGAAATGAAGTATATCATATGTTTTTAGCGGGTGTTTCGCTTGCTGTTGCAGCAATTCCAGAAGGCTTACCAGCCATCGTTACGGTTGCACTATCGCTTGGTGTACAGCGCATGATTAAAAAGAGAGCAATTGTGCGAAAATTGCCAGCTGTAGAAACATTAGGTTGTGCCTCTGTTATTTGTTCAGATAAAACAGGAACAATGACGCAAAACAAAATGATGGTAACACATATGTGGTCAGGCGGAGAAATATGGAAAGTGACAGGTCAAGGATATGAGCCGACGGGATCTTTTATGAAAGGTGAAAAGACGATTGATCCAGCTAAGACAAAATCGCTGTATCAATTACTTACATTTGGATGCCTATGTAATAATGCGAACATTATCCAAAAGAAAAAGGCGTATGTACTAGATGGAGATCCGACAGAGGGAGCCCTCGTTGCTGCTGCAATGAAGGCGGGAATATCACGTGAAGCGCTAAAAGGGAAATTTGAAATCATTCATGAATTTCCTTTTGATTCAACAAGAAAAATGATGAGTGTTATTGTTCGTGATCGTGAAGGGAAAAAGTTTGTTATTACAAAAGGAGCACCAGATGTTCTTTTGCAAATGAGTCAAACAATTTTATGGGGAAATAAACAGCAGCCTTTAAGTGAACTGTACCGAAAAGAAGTGCAGGCAGCGATTCATAGTTTAGGAAGTCAAGCTCTTAGGACAATTGCTGTTGCCTTTAAACCATTAAAAGCTACGGATTCGATTGAACATGAAAGAGAAGTAGAAAAAGACTTTATGCTTGTTGGAATACAAGGGATGATAGATCCACCAAGACCAGAAGTTAAGCAGGCAGTGAAAGAGTGTAAGGAAGCTGGTATTAGAACAGTAATGATTACAGGGGATCATAAAGTGACAGCGATGGCAATCGCGGAACAGTTAGGGATTTTACCACCAAACGGGCGAGTTGTTGAAGGGATAGAACTTGCGAATATGGATGTAAAGGCATTAGAAGCTATTGTAGAAGATACGTATGTATTCACTCGAGTATCTCCTGAACATAAATTGAAAATTGTTAAGGCGCTGCAAAATAAAGGACATATAGTAGCTATGACGGGTGATGGAGTGAATGATGCTCCTGCTATTAAAACAGCCGATATTGGAATTGCGATGGGGATTACAGGAACAGATGTAGCAAAAGAAGCTTCTTCTCTTGTATTGTTAGATGATAATTTTGCCACGATTAAGTCGGCTATTAAAGAAGGTAGAAATATATACGAAAATATACGGAAATTTATTCGTTACTTGCTAGCGTCCAATGTTGGTGAGATTTTAGTTATGTTATTTGCGATGATACTTGCGCTGCCTTTGCCGATGGTTCCGATTCAAATTTTATGGGTGAATTTAGTCACGGATGGACTACCGGCGATGGCATTAGGTTTGGATGCAGCTGAAGGGGATGTAATGAGGAGAAATCCACGTCATCCGAAAGAAGGCGTATTTGCTAGAGGACTTGCATGGAAAATTGTAAGCCGAGGTTTTTTAATCGGAGCAGTGACGCTGGTAGCATTTATTATTGCATTTAATCAGCATCCAAATGAACTGAAATATGCACAAACAGTTGCATTTGCAACATTAGTATTGGCACAGCTTATCCATGTATTTGATTGTCGCAGTGAGCATTCTGTATTCCATCGTAATCCATTTGGAAATATGTATTTAGTTGGAGCTGTTATCATTTCCTTGTTATTAATGTTTGTGGTCATTTATTATCCACCTTTACAACCGATTTTTAGCACAATGCCGATACAAGCAAGAGATTGGTTATTAATTGTAGGTTTATCATCTATTCCTACGTTCTTGTTAGTAGGGTCTTTATTGACAGGGAAAAAAGAGAAAAAGAAAAAGCCTATCTTATATAAGAAGGGATTAAACTTGAAATAG
- a CDS encoding Rqc2 family fibronectin-binding protein — translation MAFDGLFTRAITHEIANSLQTGRISKIYQPSKYEILLHIRANGKNQKLILSAHPTYARMHLTNQSYDSPALPPMFCMLLRKHLEGGFIEKIEQIDLERIIQITVRSRNEIGDESLKTLVIEIMGRHSNIILVDAKTNVILDSLKHVSLAVNRHRTVYAGAEYVAPPAQHKMNPLRIETADEFIRPLDFLSGNMDKQLVGAFMGISPLFAKEVVKKAGMVNEKALSESFFTLQKPLQTHQYTPAMITADGKEFFYLFPLSHLQGDEKTFSSVSELLDRFFFGKAERDRVKQQAHDLERFMQNEKAKNEKKLIKLEKTLQNAGKADKYQLFGELLTANMYALKKGDKDIEVINYYDEKSGTVKITLDPLKTPSENAQRYFQKYQKAKNSVAIVEEQIEKTNAEILYFDSLLQQMEAASSKDIEEIREELAEEGYIRNRKTKNAKKKPSKPVLDKYIASDGTEIFVGKNNKQNDYLTTKFSRRDEIWLHTKDIPGSHVVIRSLEPTEETLLEAAKIAAYYSKAKDSSSVPVDFTKIRHVKKPSGAKLGFVTYDNQQTLYVTPDADTVMKLKA, via the coding sequence ATGGCATTCGATGGATTATTTACAAGAGCGATTACACATGAAATTGCAAATTCTCTTCAAACCGGAAGAATTTCAAAAATATATCAACCTTCAAAATATGAGATTTTATTACATATTCGAGCAAACGGAAAAAATCAAAAACTAATTCTTTCAGCGCATCCTACATATGCGCGTATGCACTTAACGAATCAAAGTTACGATTCCCCAGCACTACCGCCAATGTTTTGTATGCTTCTTCGCAAACATTTAGAAGGTGGATTTATTGAAAAAATTGAACAAATCGATTTAGAACGTATCATCCAGATTACAGTTCGGAGTCGTAATGAAATCGGTGATGAATCATTAAAAACATTAGTAATTGAAATAATGGGGCGTCATAGTAACATCATCTTAGTAGATGCAAAAACAAACGTTATTTTAGATAGCTTAAAACACGTTTCTTTAGCGGTAAACCGCCATCGTACTGTATACGCTGGAGCTGAATACGTTGCACCACCAGCGCAACATAAAATGAACCCGCTTCGTATCGAAACAGCCGATGAATTTATTAGACCGCTAGACTTTTTATCTGGAAACATGGACAAACAACTTGTAGGAGCATTCATGGGAATTTCCCCACTATTTGCAAAAGAAGTTGTAAAAAAAGCAGGTATGGTGAATGAAAAAGCATTATCTGAATCCTTCTTCACCTTGCAAAAACCATTGCAAACGCATCAATATACACCAGCAATGATAACCGCGGATGGAAAAGAGTTCTTTTACCTATTCCCTCTTTCTCACTTACAAGGAGATGAAAAAACCTTTTCATCTGTTAGCGAATTGTTAGATCGGTTCTTCTTCGGCAAAGCAGAACGCGATCGTGTAAAACAACAAGCCCACGATTTAGAGCGGTTTATGCAAAATGAAAAAGCAAAGAACGAAAAGAAATTAATTAAACTCGAAAAAACATTACAAAATGCTGGAAAAGCAGATAAATATCAATTATTTGGCGAACTTCTTACAGCCAATATGTATGCATTAAAAAAAGGTGATAAGGACATTGAAGTTATTAACTACTACGATGAGAAAAGCGGAACTGTAAAAATTACATTGGATCCTTTAAAAACACCGTCTGAAAATGCACAGCGTTACTTCCAAAAATATCAAAAAGCGAAAAATTCTGTTGCTATTGTAGAAGAGCAAATTGAAAAAACAAATGCAGAAATCCTGTATTTTGATAGCTTACTTCAACAAATGGAAGCTGCTTCTTCAAAAGATATTGAGGAGATTCGTGAAGAATTAGCTGAAGAAGGTTATATCCGTAATCGCAAAACAAAAAACGCAAAGAAAAAACCGTCGAAACCAGTATTAGATAAATATATCGCTAGCGATGGAACAGAAATTTTTGTTGGGAAAAACAATAAACAAAATGACTATTTAACAACGAAATTTTCCCGTCGTGATGAAATTTGGTTACACACGAAAGACATACCTGGATCTCATGTTGTCATTCGTTCTCTTGAACCTACTGAAGAAACTCTACTAGAGGCTGCTAAAATTGCTGCTTATTATAGCAAAGCGAAAGATTCTAGTTCTGTCCCTGTAGATTTCACAAAGATTCGTCATGTGAAAAAACCGAGTGGTGCAAAACTTGGTTTTGTTACATATGACAATCAACAAACATTATATGTAACACCAGATGCTGATACAGTAATGAAATTAAAAGCTTAA
- a CDS encoding M24 family metallopeptidase: protein MTLRINNIQKQLQKYEIDGLLITKKENRQYTTGFTGSAGVTLISGTKAVFITDFRYVDQAKNEIKEAEIVMHKGNIEQEIANQVVRLNIKKLGLEENNMTLQQYKKLQKYVKAEMIPVCEIIENIRTIKDESEIETIKIAANIADEAFHHILQFLKPGICETDVRDELEFFMRKKGATSSSFQIIVASGVRSSLPHGVATNKMIEQGDIVTLDFGALYNGYCSDLTRTVAIGEPSKEFKKIYNIVLEALKRGTEAIKPGETAKSIDDITRNYITEHGYGQYFGHSTGHGLGLEIHEPLRLSQESTATLQEGMIVTVEPGIYIPNWGGCRIEDDIIITKDGHEVITKANRELIIIS from the coding sequence GTGACTTTAAGAATTAACAACATTCAAAAACAATTACAAAAATATGAGATTGACGGATTGCTTATTACAAAAAAAGAAAACCGCCAGTATACAACTGGCTTTACAGGTAGCGCTGGAGTTACCTTAATCTCTGGTACTAAAGCTGTCTTTATTACCGATTTCCGCTATGTAGATCAAGCAAAAAATGAAATAAAAGAAGCTGAAATCGTTATGCACAAAGGGAATATAGAGCAAGAAATTGCTAATCAAGTAGTTAGATTAAACATAAAAAAATTAGGACTCGAAGAAAACAACATGACTTTGCAACAATATAAGAAATTACAAAAATATGTAAAGGCTGAAATGATACCCGTTTGTGAAATTATCGAAAACATTCGCACTATAAAAGATGAGTCCGAAATAGAAACAATAAAAATTGCAGCTAATATTGCTGACGAAGCATTCCACCATATACTACAGTTTCTAAAACCAGGAATCTGCGAAACTGATGTCCGCGATGAATTAGAGTTTTTCATGCGAAAAAAAGGGGCTACATCATCATCATTTCAAATTATTGTAGCTTCTGGTGTACGCTCTTCTCTTCCTCACGGCGTTGCGACAAATAAAATGATTGAGCAAGGGGATATCGTTACATTAGATTTCGGCGCACTTTACAATGGATATTGTTCTGATCTCACACGTACTGTTGCAATTGGAGAACCATCAAAAGAATTTAAAAAAATATATAATATTGTTTTAGAGGCATTAAAACGAGGAACTGAAGCGATTAAACCTGGGGAAACTGCGAAAAGCATCGATGACATTACAAGAAACTACATTACAGAACATGGTTATGGTCAATATTTTGGACACTCTACAGGACACGGTCTTGGCTTAGAAATACATGAACCTCTTCGACTATCTCAAGAAAGCACAGCTACTCTACAAGAAGGTATGATTGTTACAGTTGAACCTGGTATTTATATTCCTAACTGGGGTGGTTGTAGAATTGAGGATGATATTATCATTACAAAAGACGGTCATGAAGTCATCACAAAAGCGAATAGAGAACTCATTATTATTTCATAA
- a CDS encoding Lrp/AsnC family transcriptional regulator: MDSVDKDILMHLQGDARLSMTSIGKLIGLSQPAVTERVKRLEEKGIISNYRTVVSNDKIGKPTVAFILFRTTQCLNFVDYCENTQQVVECHRISGEYNYLIKVVVESTKELELFENESMKYGNSTTLISLSSPIDFKPLLPSAMMLKE, from the coding sequence ATGGATAGTGTAGATAAAGATATACTAATGCATTTGCAGGGAGATGCACGATTGTCAATGACTTCTATTGGTAAACTTATAGGCTTATCTCAACCGGCGGTAACTGAAAGAGTAAAAAGATTAGAAGAAAAAGGAATCATCTCAAATTACAGGACTGTTGTATCAAATGATAAAATCGGTAAGCCAACAGTAGCTTTTATTTTATTTCGAACCACACAATGTCTTAATTTTGTTGATTATTGTGAAAATACACAACAAGTGGTAGAGTGTCACCGTATAAGTGGGGAATATAACTACTTAATTAAAGTAGTAGTTGAATCTACAAAAGAACTTGAACTATTTGAAAATGAAAGTATGAAATATGGTAACTCCACTACACTAATTTCTCTTTCCTCACCTATTGATTTTAAACCGTTGCTTCCCTCGGCCATGATGCTAAAAGAATAA